The sequence TGTAAAAAGCACCACTATGAAGCAGGTAAGAAATCAGCCTGGCATAGAGAAAGAACAGGTTAGAGAACACTTAAGTAAGTTTGACATTTGTAAAATAGTTATGCAAGAGATATTCACTAAAACATTCAGATTTGGCTGCAGCACTCTCAGAACTCTGTATTTGTGATCTTTAAGAATTCATGGAGAAGAGGAACATTCTAAAAGactagaagaaagaaaatgaaaagccatTCATTAGAAAGGGTTACATTTGCAAAGACATAGGATATATAATATAAAGggtaaatatttgcaaatataattggaaaaaaattaaggtggATAAGCATTGGAACAGATTCCCAAGTGAGGCTGATATATCTGATAAATCTTTAAAGAACAATTTTGACAAACATCTGTTAGAAACAACAGCTACTGTTGGGCTGAGCCAGTTTCTGAAGGTGTCCTCTAGTCACattttgaatgatttttttgaCCAAGGCAAAGTcaccattattttaaaataatttcattgacTTTAAGAAAGGTTTCATGATTTTGATCTACTGTTTGCTACAtttagtaaataataataataataataataataataataataataataataatgaataaaaatatttctatcacaggattcatgtttttaaaaatttaaatttattaatttatttaaaattaatccatGACAACAAAATATAAAGTTATTTAATCACTTGATATAGGATCCTTTTTATTATCAAACTTACTTTGTAGCCTTTGATTGAGACGATCAAGAGACtggaaaatattctgttcttCTACTGAAAGCGTACTCATGCCTGGATGCGGAGCCCTGTGAAGCAGTGAGGGCTGGCTAGCTGGTTGCACATTTTCCATAGCTGCCAGGATTTCATCCTCTGCAACGGGTGTACTTGCTAGTTTTTCTGCCATAAGAAACTGAACAGTGctttctgaaactgaagagaTTACAGGGGTAACTTCAAATAAGAAGAGCTCATGACATTTAAATATACTGCTTGATTTCATGACTATAGGTCTGTGAAACACAAAATACACATTAAAAGATCAAAAAGGTGGCAAAGTCAGGAAGCATGATACGTTAGAAAATGACATAATTGAGATCACTAATGCATCTTGCAGTTGGCACCAGAGCAAGTTCTACTGACTTTGGAAATACGTAATGATAGCAAGCAATACCTGTCCATATCCTACAGTTACATATGATGCATACAGCTGTCATACAGTTAAATACAAACAGGAATGGAATGCAACTTGAGTATACATTGTAATGCATTTATAAAACCATCAATATCATGACACATGATGCTATATCttacatttctgtgaaaaaaattaggtCTAGACAACAAACTACCCTTTCTTACTTAGAATCACTGATGCCAAAAGAGACAAGTGATGTTACACAGTGGATATATTAGGTCACTATGTATAACAGAGAATTGAAGTGAGATGTGTTACTGTACCTTCATCAGACTTATAGGTGTTATTCATATTTTGTACTGGAACAAATGCAGATTGAACAGGACTCAGCTGGACAGTACATAACGAATTctataaaaaatattataagaATATTTTAAGTGTAATTTAAGGTAACTATACTACTTGtgaacattttttgtttattatttcatattactaaatattttcaagtgaaaaaatattAGTGTATACTAATACAGTGATGTATTCtagtttgttttattcttttcattagTAGTGACAGCAAGCTGACTAAGCACACCAATTCAAAATTGTGTGACACTGAACAAATCTTTGATATTCCTGAAACTCTTTCCATTCTGAAgataaataagatttttattttttatagtaTTTAATATTTACCTGTGCATGATGAGTAGGCTTCCATCTTTTAGAGGCTATGCTTTGTCTTCCATGTTCTGAAAAACCTCTGTGTTTATTCTCATGGTTGTCAAAAACCTGTTTTTGTCTTGTAACAGGAACAACACCTTCAATGACATGcatacaaaaataaaccaaaaatgtgtaaaaacaTGATAAAGATAGTAGTAGTAAAACTAATAATGGTGAGTAAATGTCTCTGTCCAAATTTAGATGTTTACCTTGTGTATATTTACATCTGATCTtgctaaatgtattttcttatagtgaaaagagagaaacaggcatttctaaggcatatttaatttcatgttaGCATAGGACTATGAGATACAGAAAGTAATGTTTTAGAAAATAAGAAGCATTTCGAGAATAATCCTGAAGTCTAATTGTCCAACATAGTAAATGCCTGTTGCTAAGATGCTGTATCTTATATCTTAATGGATTCAATATTTGTTAAGATTACATAGCACCGTGCAGAAAACAGGTAATAGTTCACACAGTTTATTGgattcacagaatcacagaatagtaGAGGGgggaagggacctttggaggtcatctggtccaactgctctgctcaagcagggccacctagagctggttgcccaggaccatgtccaggtggcttttgagtatcactaaggatggagactccacaaagtctctgggcaacttgtgccAGGGCTCCATCACCCTCACAATAAAAACCCAGTGTTTCTAAAGTCCAGAGTGAACCTCCTGTGTGTCAGTTTGTGCCTACTGaaaggaccagaggcaatgggcacaaaagagcctggctccgtcctcTTTGCACCTTCCTTCCAGGTATTTATAGACAGTGCTAAGATCCCCCATggccttctcttccccaggctgaacagtcccagctctttcagcctttcctcataggagagatgctccagtcccatCATCATCTTCCTCGCACTTCATTGGGCTCTCTCCAGtctgtccatgtctttcttgtactgaggagcccagaaccGAACACAGTCatccaggtgtggcctcacaGGTGTGATTTGAATCATTGTTTAAAACCTTAGTTTTACAGCTTGGGATTTTCTAGTAAATCTTACTAATTTATATATCTGTATACTAATTTTAATGACAGTACTGGTATATACTATTTTCCCTCAACTAGAGAGGCCTAACATAGACACTGTACCTCAAATTTATTTCGGTTTTTTCTGGTGtaataatacattttcaaaattaaagcatcaagtttcaaaatgaaaattaagttctTAATTAAACTTTCATGCATACAAACTTGAGATGCAAGCCAGCATTTTCATGTGCAAGTCAGGAATCTACATATCCAAGGAGATATTATATTCTCATTTGTAAATGCAGTTACTTGATTTGTAAATGCAGTTACTTGATTTAtacttgagaagaaaaattacccATTCATGATTAGATCAAGAGGTCTTTTAGTGattttaacagaattttatttctttagttgTTATTACAGTGATATTTAACAAAGCAGAATTCTTACCTTTTGCAGGAAAAGAAGACAATTCATTGATCCTAGAAGCAGATTTGAAACTAGTCATCTGGCTGCTGCCATCAATGGTAACATGGGACACATTAGCTTTAAAAGGTTGCCATTTAGTTATATGTGAATTATTATAATGTGACACATGGTGCTGAATAGcacctgaaaagaaaaggaaatgtgatCATGTTATATTCAATACGAggtaaagtttaaaaagaagcaaacaagaaaCCCCTTGTTATATTAGTAATCAcataatgtttttctgaaaaataaaacccaaagtTGCTCTATTGATATGCATCAACACTTAATTAGTTTGCAGGACATGCTAGATCTATGCCAAAGAAATGACTCCTTTGAGAAATGTAAGACAAAAATATAATAAGCAATAGTACCTTTAAAGGCATGAGATACTGAGCTGTCTACCCCTGTTTAACTATAAGGATGTGAATTAGTCCTGTATTTGTCACAGGCTAAAtgttaaacacatttttaaagcattttactGACTGAACACCAAAGGACTTCTAATCTTCTGTTATGTGTCACCCAGAAGATACACCACTTGAAGCCTGGAAGCCCAATTAAAGGAAGATCCTCATGGACAATGACATTACTTATTCATCTTGTCCTCACTTATTCTTTCTGTACATTTGGCCAAGCATTGCAACAGATCACATTTTCTACAGTGTCCTCCCAGACCTCACTGAACTTTGTAATAGTGCCACAGCAGATATTTTACTCAAGAACAATGCAGTATTCAGTCTCTCATAGCAAGCACTTCAGGACAAAGACTATGGTGATCTATGTGCATTTGCAGGCAATAGAACCAATAATTGCAACTCATTAAGCGTTATCtagagtatttaaaataaagagttTCAAAACACAAGATCTAAGCAGATACTGAGAGAGGGCCACCTacccaaattttaaaaagagattactCAGCTCTTCCTCTAAAAGAGCTGGATCTATGTGACACCAGGGCTGTAGCATTTAAAGTTGCAGTGAAGACAGTATTAGTAGTGCACACCACTTTGACCTGCTAAATTTCCCGATTCATTGATCTGATGTGCAAATAAGGACATCAAGAGGCAAGCATCTCTGCTGGAGGCGAGATACGGTAATGCAAGACTTCATTCATTtccaaagtaaaattaaatgggTTAATTTAAGTCACACATATCTTAAGCTCATCTGTTTGACTTTGAACTGGAATGGAGAAGCAGATAACATTTCTCATTTCCCACCCCTGCTTTAGGCCAAGAATATTCACCTACCTCTGCTCTTACACAGCAGAGCTCTTCTGAATCACTCCATAGTTAAAACTATGCATTACTGTAGATAAAACTAGAAATTTAGTTTTTTTAAGTTATGGGAATTACTTGTTGTGGTAGAAAGTATCTCTGAGCTGCATGGCCAATCCTCGGGGTGATTCCAGTACGTGAAGCAGTTTGGAGTGCTGCTTGTACCTGAAGCAGGGTCTACAGCTTCAGgagctctgcctccagctgcaaCCCTCAACAGGAAGCAAACCAGcatacaaaatacaaattacaaGCACAAGGGTGCCATCAATGCCCAAGGCACAGAATATAGCTAGGCTGCAGGGGAGAAACAAggcattaaattaaaaagcatgaaacctattttgaaatgtaaaaccCATGAGATTAAAGTTTATTCTCCCAAAATTTCTTATGCATCTTTCCTCTAATTTACAAATCAATCTCTGCATCATATTGTTCCCAAGGTTAATTTTTAGTAAAAGGCAGGATTGGTCCTcaaatttcttaaaattctttATAAATCAGACATActttgcagcacagcaaaatttGCCTGATAGCAGCTCTTTATGTTTAacttacatttaatttttttgagcaTTAATTGTATTACTGGGACTAAAGCTTAATAATTTTAGGCACTTACAGGgtcagcatttaaaaaacatggtAGATCCACATTTCTTTCACTCTCAGGTGGCAGTGACTGTTGGACAACTAGCTATGACTCCCAGTTACCTTGTAAAACTTGTTCACATAAACTTAGCCACTTCCTCCTATATCATTATTTAGACCACCTGTCACATCTGCTCATTAGTCAGGAATATAATCTCAGggaaaatacttccttttcatttaatattgTAGAGAGCTATTAAAAATGGGGATCGACATTTGAGAGGCccctgggcaccactggaatAGAAATGACAATGACAAATGGTGAAAACTTCTTAAAACTGGCAGTATTGTGTGAATGGATGAAAGGCTGGATGTTTTATCTAAAAACAGATTTGTGATGTAATTGAAAAAGACTTTCGTCTGaacatccccccaccccaagcccaGCAACATGACTCTTACCAGTAGCAAGGTCTTTTGGAGCTCGGGCAGTATGCGCTCCTTGCCAGGAGGTACttgtttttccagctgctgggaTATGATGGAGATGTAATCCATTTTCTGCATTAACAGGTCTTCTTTCAGTGCAGGTTGCTGGATGATTTTGACAGGCACTTGTCTGAATGCTATTTACAGAACAAGTATTTTTTGCCCAAGGTTCGTATTTGGCCTTGCTGCAGCCAGGTGTAGATATCGCAGTGGCCAAGTCAGAACGACAAGTAATACTCTCACTGTTTTCTGTActgtttctatttaaaactCGATCTGCTAACACAACATGCCTTTCATTTAAATCATTCCTGCTTGTAGCAGTAGCTTGAAGGGCTGAAGGCGGCAGTGGCTGATACCCAGAGCTGGCTGCGTATTTGCCACTTCTGTTTCCTGGCAGAGGTGTGGATGGTGGGTGAGGTGCTAGCAATTTCCCTGGAGCTTTTCGAGTTTTGTTGGCTTCAGCAGCTGACTGCGGTTGGATTATAGTGCCTCTTCTCTTCTTGGGCATAAAACTTGACTGGGCTCTTACAGATGTTGTTCTTCCAGTtatttttgccttatttttgaGTTGATTACCTTCATTAACTTTAGAATTATTACTACATACTGggtgtttgctttcttcctcttttgatAACATCCAAGctttttcagcaggaaaggaTCCAGTAGACATAAATATATTCAGAGGCGTGCATTCTTTATTTGATTCTTCAGTATTAACATTTGGTTTTGATATATGAGAGTTTTCCTGATGATTTTTTATGAACATGGGGTTTGAAGGTTGAGCAACAATACTTAAATTAGTCTTAGGAGCATTATTTGTAGTTTGAACATATTGCAGCTGTGCAGAAGATATTTCACTAGTGtttttttcatagtatttttcattattttctattattatcTGGTTAATTTGATCACACCATCTTAGCTTTctattgtatttttcattttctgcacttttcttttttatttttgccagttCTAAACTGTCTCTGATAGAAGACATGGGTCTAGTTCCAAAACTGATCCTGTGGTTCATAACCACAGATTTGAAATGACTGGGTACATATTTAGAATCCTTCTTTAAGATACTTCTGAATaactttgctctttttctttcaagaatatTGTTCGTCAGGGTTTTGTGCTGTGCAGGAGTGCCAGAATTGAACTCTGTATCAGACACCAGTGACATAGTTTCAACcatatttcccttttcttcctcttcattattctgtttcttaaCATCACACAGAACTGACGCATTTGGTATGCCCTGAAATAAAGATGATCCTGGATTAATGTCATCAATACATttaatatttccttcctttgtttcagtcatttttcctgaggtattttttaaaaactctgtaaTGATGTTTTTGTCCGTTGGTAATGTATCAGCTGTGCTAGGAATGCCAGTGGAACATCCCTGATTAGGAAATAAGATTACAGATGTTGCAATAGGTTGACTGGAGGTTTGCATAGATATAGTTCTTTTTTGTGGGgtcattttaaaactttgatCTTGCGTCAGATCCTGAACTCTTTCTCCTGGAATAGAATCAGGGCTGGCCCAGGCTTTGCTAGAATTGAGAACAGGATGATCAGTGGCTGATGTGCTAGCCCTTCCAGAAGATggcttgcttctttcttcttttatattttgcagaaaactgaATGCATTGCTTACAGAGCTTTCTTGCTTACCAGAGGTAGAGAactctgcagggtttttttcagatctaCGAGAAGCAGATGATTCCTCTTCTGAACAGTTTACATGTTCAGCAGAAGTTAGAACATTATTTTTAGCTAAAATATCATGAATAGGTAAGTTGTGGTAGTATTGCAAATCTACATTTCTCAGACAATTATTTAGATGCATATTTTTAGAAGAAGTACTTTGAGCTGTATAAAGCAAACCATTATTCCTAGTCTGTGATTTTTCTGGATTGTACAGGGCACAGTCACACTGTGTAGTCAAAGATGATTCACTCAGTGTTGtgtaatttccattttgttctcCAGCCTCAAGACTGTCAAGGCTTGACAGGCTTTCTGAATCATCTGTTTTCTTGACATCTTGatgaaaattctgaaatacaggCATAAAACCAGACTCTTACATttatcagaaatgctttttttatactaatttttcattaatgagAGCTTAGGCTAAAATACAATCAATACTGAGACTGGTGTTTTCATGACTTGGGGTCATAGCACCATGAGTGTTTCCACCAAGTCAAAATTTACCTGTGTTcaattgcaaaggaaaatgatGTAGTTTGGATATGAAATTCAGAG comes from Buteo buteo chromosome 18, bButBut1.hap1.1, whole genome shotgun sequence and encodes:
- the CEP126 gene encoding centrosomal protein of 126 kDa isoform X2 gives rise to the protein MEPSGQGGGAARGQNLPGGRHHRADAVRRGAVDRALTFHFEWDLEEERRTLKEDQKICRSRAQKYLVETNRRRRAFEERQKKEEEKEQRFREQVLQQRKIKLQEATDKFQRAHLAFSQHKRIVQTKAAFQLEEALEQIKGSVLTPGLCFPSRNRTNFRTTDDTSSSSAPRNGSFHQKQISAMVGWDKTIQESSRMNMDSNRLLFQKNVKEMQQLLEKQHLSNLENFHQDVKKTDDSESLSSLDSLEAGEQNGNYTTLSESSLTTQCDCALYNPEKSQTRNNGLLYTAQSTSSKNMHLNNCLRNVDLQYYHNLPIHDILAKNNVLTSAEHVNCSEEESSASRRSEKNPAEFSTSGKQESSVSNAFSFLQNIKEERSKPSSGRASTSATDHPVLNSSKAWASPDSIPGERVQDLTQDQSFKMTPQKRTISMQTSSQPIATSVILFPNQGCSTGIPSTADTLPTDKNIITEFLKNTSGKMTETKEGNIKCIDDINPGSSLFQGIPNASVLCDVKKQNNEEEEKGNMVETMSLVSDTEFNSGTPAQHKTLTNNILERKRAKLFRSILKKDSKYVPSHFKSVVMNHRISFGTRPMSSIRDSLELAKIKKKSAENEKYNRKLRWCDQINQIIIENNEKYYEKNTSEISSAQLQYVQTTNNAPKTNLSIVAQPSNPMFIKNHQENSHISKPNVNTEESNKECTPLNIFMSTGSFPAEKAWMLSKEEESKHPVCSNNSKVNEGNQLKNKAKITGRTTSVRAQSSFMPKKRRGTIIQPQSAAEANKTRKAPGKLLAPHPPSTPLPGNRSGKYAASSGYQPLPPSALQATATSRNDLNERHVVLADRVLNRNSTENSESITCRSDLATAISTPGCSKAKYEPWAKNTCSVNSIQTSACQNHPATCTERRPVNAENGLHLHHIPAAGKTSTSWQGAHTARAPKDLATGAIQHHVSHYNNSHITKWQPFKANVSHVTIDGSSQMTSFKSASRINELSSFPAKGVVPVTRQKQVFDNHENKHRGFSEHGRQSIASKRWKPTHHAQNSLCTVQLSPVQSAFVPVQNMNNTYKSDEVSESTVQFLMAEKLASTPVAEDEILAAMENVQPASQPSLLHRAPHPGMSTLSVEEQNIFQSLDRLNQRLQNVQEAITRNPSAASVLQITTPLVSKQCDSQASGMCMRVDREAAAGF
- the CEP126 gene encoding centrosomal protein of 126 kDa isoform X1, which translates into the protein MEPSGQGGGAARGQNLPGGRHHRADAVRRGAVDRALTFHFEWDLEEERRTLKEDQKICRSRAQKYLVETNRRRRAFEERQKKEEEKEQRFREQVLQQRKIKLQEATDKFQRAHLAFSQHKRIVQTKAAFQLEEALEQIKGSVLTPGLCFPSRNRTNFRTTDDTSSSSAPRNGSFHQKQISAMVGWDKTIQESSRMNMDSNRLLFQKNVKEMQQLLEKQHLSNLENFHQDVKKTDDSESLSSLDSLEAGEQNGNYTTLSESSLTTQCDCALYNPEKSQTRNNGLLYTAQSTSSKNMHLNNCLRNVDLQYYHNLPIHDILAKNNVLTSAEHVNCSEEESSASRRSEKNPAEFSTSGKQESSVSNAFSFLQNIKEERSKPSSGRASTSATDHPVLNSSKAWASPDSIPGERVQDLTQDQSFKMTPQKRTISMQTSSQPIATSVILFPNQGCSTGIPSTADTLPTDKNIITEFLKNTSGKMTETKEGNIKCIDDINPGSSLFQGIPNASVLCDVKKQNNEEEEKGNMVETMSLVSDTEFNSGTPAQHKTLTNNILERKRAKLFRSILKKDSKYVPSHFKSVVMNHRISFGTRPMSSIRDSLELAKIKKKSAENEKYNRKLRWCDQINQIIIENNEKYYEKNTSEISSAQLQYVQTTNNAPKTNLSIVAQPSNPMFIKNHQENSHISKPNVNTEESNKECTPLNIFMSTGSFPAEKAWMLSKEEESKHPVCSNNSKVNEGNQLKNKAKITGRTTSVRAQSSFMPKKRRGTIIQPQSAAEANKTRKAPGKLLAPHPPSTPLPGNRSGKYAASSGYQPLPPSALQATATSRNDLNERHVVLADRVLNRNSTENSESITCRSDLATAISTPGCSKAKYEPWAKNTCSVNSIQTSACQNHPATCTERRPVNAENGLHLHHIPAAGKTSTSWQGAHTARAPKDLATGAIQHHVSHYNNSHITKWQPFKANVSHVTIDGSSQMTSFKSASRINELSSFPAKGVVPVTRQKQVFDNHENKHRGFSEHGRQSIASKRWKPTHHAQNSLCTVQLSPVQSAFVPVQNMNNTYKSDEVSESTVQFLMAEKLASTPVAEDEILAAMENVQPASQPSLLHRAPHPGMSTLSVEEQNIFQSLDRLNQRLQNVQEAITRNPSAASVLQITTPLNIQQCISSALVSTTIASQQYQNASASNRLQLYRR